The following are encoded in a window of Roseivirga misakiensis genomic DNA:
- a CDS encoding TrkH family potassium uptake protein yields the protein MRFNIKVIADLLGIILLINGGFMALCIPVSVYYKESDWLAILIASLITIGSGFLLRLVKRKNQNKELKKKDGYIIVTAGWVVLSLFGALPYVISGAIPSFGNAFFETMSGYTTTGASILTDIEIVPKGILFWRSLTQWIGGMGMIVLALAILPFLGIGGMQLFAAEAPGITPDKLQPRIQETAKRLWFLYVGLTLAEAVALYVAGMGAFDAINHSLTTMATGGFSTTNDSMQLDSPVIQYIVIFFMFLAGTSFTLTYFALKRNFKKVFKNEEFIVYTSFIVVITIVVTVALLFVQDQPLETSFREALFQVVSLVTTTGFVSADYTAWAPFLSVLFFILLFVGGSAGSTAGGVKVIRHVVLFKNSFLELKRQLHPSAVMPVRISGKAMDQGIVYNVLAFIMIYILVFLVGVVLLSAMNVEFDTAFGAVATSLGNVGPGIGEVGPVDNFSAMPMAGKWLLSTLMLLGRLELFTVLMLLSPHFWRKR from the coding sequence ATGAGGTTCAATATTAAAGTCATTGCCGATTTACTAGGAATCATCCTGCTGATCAATGGTGGCTTTATGGCACTTTGTATTCCCGTTTCTGTCTATTATAAGGAGTCAGACTGGCTAGCTATCCTCATTGCGAGTTTAATTACAATTGGTTCAGGCTTCTTATTACGATTAGTCAAGCGAAAAAACCAAAACAAAGAGCTCAAGAAGAAGGACGGATACATTATTGTCACCGCGGGTTGGGTGGTTTTATCACTTTTTGGGGCCCTACCCTATGTGATTAGTGGCGCCATTCCGAGCTTTGGTAATGCCTTCTTTGAAACTATGTCGGGTTATACGACCACTGGTGCTTCCATCCTGACAGACATCGAAATTGTACCTAAGGGCATTTTATTTTGGCGAAGTCTTACCCAATGGATTGGTGGTATGGGTATGATTGTACTAGCATTGGCCATTCTCCCCTTTTTAGGCATTGGCGGTATGCAGTTGTTCGCTGCTGAAGCTCCAGGTATCACCCCTGATAAACTGCAACCTAGAATTCAAGAAACGGCGAAAAGACTTTGGTTCCTCTATGTGGGACTTACGCTGGCCGAAGCCGTGGCACTTTATGTCGCGGGAATGGGCGCTTTCGATGCGATCAACCATTCATTGACTACCATGGCTACAGGTGGCTTTTCTACCACAAATGATAGTATGCAGCTAGATTCACCCGTGATTCAGTACATCGTCATATTCTTCATGTTCTTGGCAGGAACCAGTTTTACACTTACTTACTTCGCGCTAAAGCGAAACTTCAAAAAGGTCTTTAAAAATGAGGAGTTTATCGTTTATACCTCCTTCATCGTGGTTATTACCATTGTAGTAACCGTTGCTTTATTATTTGTTCAAGATCAACCACTCGAAACATCGTTTAGAGAAGCACTTTTCCAAGTTGTTTCCTTAGTAACTACCACGGGGTTTGTATCGGCTGATTACACCGCTTGGGCACCTTTCTTATCGGTACTTTTCTTTATCCTACTCTTTGTGGGGGGCTCAGCAGGGTCTACAGCGGGAGGTGTTAAAGTTATCAGGCATGTCGTTTTATTCAAGAACTCATTTCTGGAGTTAAAACGACAATTGCACCCATCGGCAGTTATGCCAGTTAGAATTAGTGGCAAAGCCATGGATCAAGGTATTGTTTACAACGTCCTTGCCTTCATCATGATTTATATATTGGTGTTCTTAGTTGGTGTGGTGCTTTTATCGGCCATGAACGTAGAGTTTGACACGGCTTTTGGTGCGGTAGCCACTTCTTTGGGTAATGTAGGCCCTGGAATTGGAGAAGTTGGTCCAGTAGATAACTTTTCAGCGATGCCAATGGCTGGCAAATGGTTGTTATCTACCTTAATGCTATTGGGTAGACTAGAGTTGTTTACCGTATTGATGCTGCTTTCCCCGCACTTCTGGAGAAAAAGATAG
- a CDS encoding S-adenosylmethionine:tRNA ribosyltransferase-isomerase: protein MKLPDSPDLDLINYELPDHKIAKRPLAKRSDAKLLAYRQGNISDNSFEEIEDFLDRKTTLCFNNTKVIPARLYFHKETGAQIEIFLLNPITPSTIMSSVMEETKRVSWQCMIGNFKRWKEDQTLISKLSCNGDTIHLKATIIDRDEKHIAFEWDNSDYSFAEIVELAGEVPLPPYLNRAPEAEDKPRYQTVYSEEEGAVAAPTAGLHFTADILKNLKDKGITESFLTLHVSAGTFQPIKVSDAREHPMHSEQVEITKETVDQIIAAEQVVAVGTTSMRSLESLYWFGVRLINGNDAFAIDKLEIYQEASSLPSRKLAFETIAEWMDRQNLVRIHGTTEIFIMPGYKFKVCDGLITNFHQPGSTLLLLIAAFIGEDWQKVYDHALKNNYRFLSYGDSSILLP, encoded by the coding sequence ATGAAATTGCCAGATTCTCCAGACCTAGATCTAATCAATTACGAGCTCCCCGATCACAAAATCGCCAAACGTCCGTTGGCCAAAAGATCAGATGCCAAACTACTTGCTTATCGGCAAGGGAACATCTCCGATAACTCTTTTGAAGAAATCGAAGACTTCCTAGATAGAAAAACCACGCTTTGCTTTAACAACACCAAAGTGATTCCGGCCAGACTTTATTTTCACAAAGAAACCGGTGCTCAAATAGAGATATTCTTGCTCAACCCAATTACCCCCAGTACCATCATGAGTTCGGTAATGGAAGAAACAAAGCGAGTTTCTTGGCAATGCATGATCGGGAATTTTAAGCGCTGGAAAGAAGACCAAACACTAATTAGCAAACTGTCTTGTAACGGTGATACCATTCACCTAAAAGCAACAATTATTGATAGAGATGAAAAGCATATCGCTTTTGAATGGGATAATTCCGATTACTCTTTCGCTGAAATAGTAGAACTGGCAGGAGAAGTACCACTACCCCCATACCTAAATAGAGCCCCTGAGGCAGAGGATAAACCAAGATATCAGACAGTTTACTCTGAAGAAGAGGGTGCTGTGGCTGCCCCGACGGCTGGTTTGCACTTTACAGCGGATATTTTAAAAAACTTAAAGGATAAAGGCATCACAGAGTCTTTTTTGACTCTTCATGTAAGTGCAGGTACGTTTCAGCCCATCAAAGTGAGCGACGCGAGGGAACACCCGATGCACTCAGAACAAGTAGAGATAACCAAAGAAACGGTCGATCAAATCATAGCGGCCGAACAAGTCGTTGCCGTTGGTACTACCTCCATGAGGTCCTTAGAGAGTCTTTATTGGTTTGGGGTAAGATTGATTAATGGAAATGACGCCTTTGCTATTGACAAGCTTGAAATTTATCAGGAAGCATCGTCGCTACCTTCAAGAAAATTGGCATTTGAAACGATCGCTGAGTGGATGGATCGTCAAAATTTGGTTCGAATTCATGGTACAACGGAAATCTTTATCATGCCTGGTTACAAGTTTAAGGTGTGTGACGGTTTAATCACCAACTTCCATCAGCCGGGAAGCACCTTACTCCTATTAATTGCCGCTTTTATCGGCGAGGATTGGCAAAAAGTTTATGATCACGCCTTAAAAAACAATTATCGTTTTTTAAGCTATGGAGACTCGTCCATTTTGCTGCCTTAA
- a CDS encoding mechanosensitive ion channel family protein, producing MEIYDLLINFINSNVPILGEPIQIGDSLSFTATEVIIPFVFLILINVFGNIVRATLINRILPRYVEDRKTVLSIGNTTKYIILAIGLVLLLTAIGLGADSDLNIALTKDKEGVPTLRVFDVIRLIIFLSLLVFFSGKLKSIFVKQILSKYSEDIGVSQSIGTIIQYFFIVLGAFIIIQGSGINLGSLNVLAGALGVGIGFGLQNIANNFISGLIILFERPVKVGDRIEVGNVAGDIVKISSRATMVNTNDNISIIIPNSDLINKQVINWSHNDRRVRVHVPLGVSYNEDPAKIKEILLEIANEHNDILKRPKPEVLFIGYGDSSIDFDLLIWTSSYINRPIVLKSQLYYMIFEKFKEHNIEIPFPQRDLHIRSGNISGDSNKA from the coding sequence ATGGAGATTTATGATCTACTGATCAATTTCATCAACAGTAATGTCCCTATTCTAGGAGAACCAATCCAAATTGGTGACTCCCTGAGTTTTACGGCTACAGAGGTCATTATTCCATTCGTATTCTTAATTCTCATTAATGTCTTTGGTAACATTGTCAGAGCCACGCTCATCAATCGTATTTTACCAAGGTATGTGGAAGATCGCAAGACTGTATTGTCGATCGGCAATACTACGAAATATATAATACTAGCGATTGGACTCGTACTTCTGCTTACCGCGATCGGCTTGGGTGCAGACTCTGATCTGAACATCGCTTTGACAAAAGACAAAGAGGGCGTACCTACATTACGAGTTTTTGACGTTATCCGACTGATCATTTTCCTGAGTCTTTTAGTCTTCTTTTCTGGAAAGCTCAAGTCGATTTTTGTGAAACAAATACTATCAAAGTATTCTGAAGATATCGGCGTTAGTCAGTCAATCGGAACTATTATCCAATACTTCTTCATCGTTTTAGGTGCTTTTATAATCATCCAAGGTTCAGGGATTAACTTAGGTTCTCTCAACGTGCTAGCTGGTGCGCTAGGAGTTGGTATTGGATTTGGCCTCCAGAATATTGCCAATAACTTTATATCAGGTCTTATTATCCTTTTTGAAAGACCCGTTAAAGTCGGTGATCGCATCGAAGTTGGAAATGTAGCTGGCGATATTGTCAAAATTTCGTCTAGAGCCACGATGGTCAACACCAACGATAACATTTCCATCATTATACCTAACTCCGACCTGATCAATAAGCAAGTCATTAACTGGAGTCACAATGACAGAAGGGTAAGAGTACACGTGCCTTTAGGAGTTTCTTACAATGAAGACCCTGCTAAAATCAAGGAAATATTACTTGAGATCGCAAATGAGCACAATGATATTTTGAAGCGGCCGAAACCCGAAGTTCTATTTATAGGTTATGGCGATAGTTCTATCGATTTTGACTTACTGATCTGGACCAGCTCTTATATAAATAGGCCTATTGTATTAAAGAGTCAGTTGTATTATATGATTTTTGAGAAGTTCAAAGAGCACAACATAGAAATACCTTTCCCTCAACGTGACCTTCATATTAGGTCAGGTAATATTAGCGGAGATTCCAATAAAGCGTAA
- a CDS encoding heavy-metal-associated domain-containing protein, producing the protein MKKATFKTNINCGGCISTVTPFLDDAKSVKTWSVDTDSKHKILTVEGAELDKNEVISLVQSAGFEIKERKGLFSF; encoded by the coding sequence ATGAAGAAAGCGACTTTTAAAACGAATATCAATTGTGGCGGATGTATCTCTACAGTTACTCCTTTTTTAGATGACGCAAAGTCGGTAAAAACTTGGTCAGTGGATACCGATTCCAAGCATAAAATTTTGACTGTTGAGGGCGCCGAACTAGATAAAAATGAAGTGATTTCCTTGGTTCAATCAGCTGGTTTCGAGATCAAAGAGCGCAAAGGACTCTTTTCTTTCTGA
- a CDS encoding 5-oxoprolinase subunit PxpA, translating into MRSVDINCDMGESFGNFKIGNDEAVFPHITSCNIACGMHAGDPYHIEKTINMALEHNVQIGAHPGYPDLQGFGRRVLPIAKAELSSYIKYQISALQGMVKSAGGKLAYVKPHGALYNEIAKNETVARTVYSAIESIDPNLKIMGLAGSHVQQILDEMGLDYIPEAFADRYYEVDGKLRSRTLPNAVIQDPEVAASQVLSITVNNQTLSSGGQEVALKARSFCIHGDNPAAVNILTAIDKKLSASNIQKKAF; encoded by the coding sequence ATGCGCTCTGTGGATATTAATTGCGATATGGGCGAAAGCTTCGGCAATTTTAAAATTGGTAATGACGAAGCTGTTTTCCCACATATTACCTCGTGTAATATAGCCTGTGGCATGCACGCGGGTGACCCTTATCATATTGAAAAAACCATCAATATGGCCTTAGAACATAATGTTCAGATTGGGGCGCATCCCGGATACCCAGATTTGCAAGGGTTTGGCAGGCGTGTGCTTCCGATAGCGAAAGCGGAACTTTCATCCTATATAAAATACCAGATTTCAGCGCTGCAAGGCATGGTAAAAAGTGCAGGCGGAAAACTTGCTTATGTAAAACCACATGGAGCACTTTACAATGAGATTGCTAAAAATGAAACCGTCGCCAGAACTGTCTATTCTGCCATAGAAAGTATAGATCCAAATTTGAAGATTATGGGATTGGCAGGTAGTCATGTTCAGCAAATCCTTGATGAAATGGGTCTCGATTATATTCCAGAAGCATTTGCCGATCGATATTATGAGGTTGATGGAAAACTAAGGTCTAGAACTCTCCCCAACGCGGTTATTCAAGACCCAGAAGTAGCGGCTAGTCAAGTGTTATCCATTACTGTTAACAATCAGACTTTGAGTTCGGGTGGTCAAGAAGTGGCATTGAAAGCAAGAAGCTTTTGCATACATGGAGACAATCCCGCTGCCGTGAACATTCTAACGGCTATAGATAAGAAGCTTAGTGCTTCTAATATTCAGAAAAAAGCTTTTTGA
- the trkA gene encoding Trk system potassium transporter TrkA, producing MRVIIAGVGNVGFHLAKLLCQEGQDIVLIDRAADKLKQAGNSVDASTIKGTSTSYNILEEAGVANADLLIAVTSSEETNIATAIIAKHLGAKRTIARISNTEFIYQKDKLNLKHLGIDDVISPESLAAKEIKRLLKEVAVTDSFEFEKGLLQLIGVNIDEGSPLKGKSMLEVAKINPDQTFMTVAILRNNETIIPYGDTRFEQNDHAYFIAQPEGVEKLLFLSGKKKEGVRSIMILGGSRVGFHAAKVLSTRYNVKLIERNAQKCFELADQLPDAMVINGDGRNVELLEEESINEMDAFIAVTGDSETNIISCLVAKKMGVKKTIAMVENMDYIHLSQSIGVDTMINKKLIAANFIFRHIRQGEIVSIASIHGVDAEILEFEVQETSKITQQELRNLQFPKSAIIGGVIRDGKGLTTPGNFTFLPKDRVVVLAKHECIKKVEDYFI from the coding sequence ATGAGAGTCATTATAGCAGGGGTTGGAAATGTGGGGTTTCATTTAGCCAAACTACTCTGTCAAGAAGGGCAAGACATTGTACTAATTGATAGAGCCGCGGACAAGCTAAAGCAAGCTGGAAATTCTGTTGACGCAAGTACCATTAAAGGTACCTCTACTTCATATAATATATTAGAAGAAGCGGGTGTAGCTAATGCCGATCTGCTCATAGCAGTTACTTCTTCGGAAGAAACTAACATTGCTACTGCCATTATCGCCAAGCATTTAGGGGCGAAAAGAACTATTGCCCGTATTTCTAATACGGAGTTCATTTACCAAAAAGACAAGCTAAACCTTAAGCATTTAGGCATTGATGATGTTATTTCTCCTGAATCATTAGCAGCAAAGGAGATTAAAAGACTCCTAAAAGAGGTAGCTGTTACCGATAGCTTTGAGTTCGAGAAAGGATTGCTACAACTGATCGGTGTCAACATCGACGAGGGTAGCCCGCTGAAGGGAAAATCTATGCTAGAAGTAGCTAAGATCAACCCAGATCAGACCTTTATGACAGTGGCCATCCTTAGAAATAATGAAACAATTATTCCTTATGGTGATACCCGCTTCGAGCAAAACGATCATGCCTACTTTATTGCCCAACCGGAAGGTGTTGAAAAGCTTCTTTTCCTAAGCGGTAAAAAGAAAGAGGGTGTTAGAAGTATTATGATATTAGGAGGCTCTCGTGTAGGATTCCACGCTGCTAAAGTGCTCAGCACCAGATATAATGTGAAACTTATTGAGCGTAATGCTCAAAAGTGTTTCGAACTTGCTGATCAATTACCAGATGCCATGGTCATTAATGGTGACGGTAGAAACGTAGAATTGCTCGAAGAGGAGAGCATCAATGAAATGGATGCCTTTATTGCCGTAACTGGTGACTCCGAAACGAACATCATTTCCTGTTTGGTAGCCAAAAAGATGGGGGTAAAGAAAACCATCGCTATGGTTGAAAACATGGATTATATCCATTTATCTCAGAGTATTGGCGTTGATACGATGATCAACAAAAAGCTCATAGCGGCTAACTTTATCTTTAGACACATCCGCCAAGGCGAGATTGTTTCCATAGCCAGTATACATGGTGTAGATGCCGAAATTCTAGAGTTTGAAGTTCAAGAAACGTCAAAAATCACACAACAAGAATTGCGCAACCTCCAATTCCCTAAATCTGCCATAATTGGTGGTGTTATTAGGGATGGCAAAGGATTAACCACTCCAGGAAATTTCACTTTTTTACCCAAGGATCGCGTTGTAGTACTCGCTAAGCACGAGTGCATCAAAAAGGTCGAAGATTACTTCATATAG
- a CDS encoding 5-oxoprolinase subunit C family protein: MRQTFSKWRLRMSDPVLVHIKKSGVHTSIQDNGRLGVQDQGIPIGGALDKSAMHLANELVGNAKDCPVLEMALAGPTLEFEGICQIAITGANMSPTINGNLVDNFRTLNVKKGDVLSFGQAIEGCRAYLSIGGEWKTPVWLNSQSAVPDIMKSSNLPSQLQEGDSISVIRKTPQEPKVTAVSKRPAFSSTYVVRVVTGPEFGLFTLDIIEEFFEKMFTIGPESNRMGYRLKESLKGYEAKREELSSGIVNGTIQITNAGKPIILMADAQTTGGYPRIANVISDDIDLVAQMKPGDEIKFMLVSY, encoded by the coding sequence TTGAGACAGACATTTTCGAAATGGAGATTGCGCATGTCTGATCCCGTTTTAGTTCATATTAAAAAGTCGGGAGTACACACTTCCATTCAAGATAACGGACGTTTGGGGGTACAAGATCAAGGAATTCCAATTGGTGGAGCACTGGATAAAAGCGCTATGCATTTAGCCAACGAGCTTGTCGGTAATGCTAAAGATTGTCCTGTATTGGAAATGGCACTGGCAGGTCCTACCCTAGAATTTGAAGGTATTTGCCAAATAGCTATTACCGGTGCTAACATGTCTCCTACGATCAATGGTAATTTGGTAGATAATTTCCGTACACTCAATGTAAAAAAGGGTGATGTATTATCGTTTGGTCAAGCTATTGAAGGTTGCCGAGCCTATTTAAGTATCGGGGGTGAGTGGAAAACACCAGTATGGTTAAATAGCCAAAGTGCTGTTCCCGATATCATGAAATCCTCAAATCTACCTTCTCAACTTCAAGAGGGAGACTCTATTTCGGTAATTAGAAAAACACCACAAGAGCCAAAAGTAACAGCGGTTTCGAAACGGCCAGCCTTCTCATCAACTTACGTAGTTCGCGTAGTAACAGGCCCTGAATTTGGCCTATTTACGCTAGATATCATTGAAGAGTTTTTTGAAAAAATGTTTACGATTGGGCCTGAATCTAACAGAATGGGATACCGGCTTAAAGAATCATTGAAGGGCTATGAAGCAAAACGCGAGGAATTATCATCTGGAATTGTAAATGGTACCATCCAGATTACAAATGCCGGTAAGCCGATCATTCTGATGGCCGATGCGCAAACGACCGGCGGATACCCACGGATTGCTAATGTAATTTCTGATGACATCGACTTGGTGGCGCAAATGAAACCAGGCGATGAAATCAAGTTTATGCTGGTTAGTTATTAA
- the pxpB gene encoding 5-oxoprolinase subunit PxpB: protein MRVDPFGDSALIVTFDREISIEVNQRVIALYQKLKSNPTFNFLIPAYNSLTLGLSSNATSFEEASALIHQNYSELADQDQLITSSKTFVIPVCYAPDFSLDMDEVVLHTKISQEEIIEYHTSQVYHVYMLGFVAGFAYMGSLPKALDCPRKTTPRLKVPKGAVGLAGLQTGIYPAMAPGGWQIIGNTPIEMFNPENNPASVLQPGDSVKFRAIGKEEYRFIQLKIETDIFEMEIAHV, encoded by the coding sequence ATGCGGGTTGACCCTTTTGGTGATAGTGCCCTAATCGTAACCTTTGATCGAGAAATATCAATAGAGGTCAACCAAAGAGTCATTGCCCTGTACCAAAAACTTAAAAGTAATCCGACCTTTAATTTTCTAATTCCAGCTTATAACTCCCTCACACTTGGACTATCTTCTAATGCCACCTCGTTTGAAGAGGCATCAGCCTTAATCCATCAGAATTATTCCGAATTAGCTGATCAGGATCAACTCATTACGTCATCAAAAACATTTGTGATTCCTGTCTGCTATGCGCCTGATTTCAGCTTAGATATGGATGAGGTAGTTCTTCACACGAAAATTAGTCAGGAAGAAATCATCGAATACCACACGAGTCAGGTTTATCATGTATACATGCTCGGTTTCGTGGCGGGGTTCGCTTATATGGGAAGTTTACCAAAGGCACTCGATTGTCCGCGCAAGACTACACCAAGGTTAAAGGTGCCGAAAGGTGCCGTTGGACTGGCTGGTTTGCAAACGGGTATTTATCCTGCTATGGCACCGGGTGGTTGGCAAATCATCGGTAATACACCGATAGAAATGTTTAACCCAGAGAATAATCCGGCTAGTGTCCTGCAGCCAGGAGATTCAGTTAAGTTTCGTGCTATAGGGAAGGAAGAATACCGATTTATTCAATTGAAAATTGAGACAGACATTTTCGAAATGGAGATTGCGCATGTCTGA